A single window of Mugil cephalus isolate CIBA_MC_2020 chromosome 1, CIBA_Mcephalus_1.1, whole genome shotgun sequence DNA harbors:
- the myt1b gene encoding myelin transcription factor 1 isoform X13, which produces MVMSRPIPRLHSYGSTAAAWDQAMKDGGFSEKENEFRGELVNQRWTRGERTSNRCQASQRLQSRRPIMMSVEGDDKRTRTRSKGIRVPIELVGQELSCPTPGCNGSGHISGRYSRHRSILGCPIARKRRLEEAEAEQEQEQEQEAERPASKRKSHPLKLALDEGFSAESDASSEAEGEGDKDGEKTEEGKKGEEQEEEEEEEKEESDAGVEEVEEEMTEDVTQDGQTNGPEEETQQKEEEEECVIIEPEPRAAAAAASAAAASPAEEREPPSQSAEEVANSLLHLGNMTPSVSAQQPVAMETEEDVTAVDARGEGADEEHGDRVDEREGEEEEDASVLQREVEEEEEQRKDSSHSEGVQRQQIKGDEEEEEEQEQEGTVEPPQQRQDAPAAEEEEEEEEEEEEEEKEEEEHRDHVLPLSDVPTAIRTITSTAAAQGTHIKTEDHRASPPEDYNSHRASPLENYNRASPLHKYDSHKPGSLHNYMTGPPLSFSCHRASPLEDYFPIPRGEGYKTGHKASSSASPDVIEVRSDRSEEKDFEDADGDDERDDEDSLSQRSAVTDESEMFDMTRGNLGLLEQAIALKAEQVKPAGPRELLRAPDIHHQRYFTMEDRPKHLDVIRKSYFSKESSRPEKREIKCPTPGCDGTGHVTGLYPHHRSLSGCPHKDRIPPEILAMHENVLKCPTPGCTGQGHVNSNRNTHRSLSGCPIAAAEKLSKGHEKQPLPHLGGEHLKGSPNDRVLRPMCFVKQLDVPQYGSYRPNMGPSTPRANLAKELEKYSKVSFDYASFDAQVFGKRTLAPKMPTSETSPKAFKTKPSFPKSSSSPPPSLGLHGYGKSSSLAYDYSHDAEAAHMAATAILNLSTRCWEKPENLSTKPQNKEMDIEVDENGTLDLSMKKPIKREGSLSGTSPGVRSPDPSSSSSSLHHGGSGMTSPNVHSYKQEDWEGPLDYTKPNRQREEEMDEMEHTGQSYVSSDPEDCDMMQDMMEERKYPGEVTTPSFKVKFQPKDSKKELLSCPTPGCDGSGHITGNYASHRRCPTPGCDGSGHITGNYASHRSLSGCPRAKKSGIKTPTKDNQEDSELLKCPVPGCDSLGHISGKYATHRSAYGCPLAARRQKEGLLNGTPFNWKAFKTEGPTCPTPGCDGSGHANGSFLTHRSLSGCPRALYAKKKAKFPTEDYLSTKFRASDVLDNDEDIKQLNREINDLNESNNEMEADMVNLQTQISSMEKNLKTIEHENKMIEEQNEALFMELSGLSRALIRSLANIRLPHMQEPITEQNFDSYVSTLTDMYTNKDCFQSPENKALLESINKAVKGIKV; this is translated from the exons AAAATGAGTTCCGGGGCGAGCTGGTGAACCAGCGGTGGACACGAGGCGAGAGGACCAGCAACCGCTGTCAGGCCTCCCAGAGACTGCAGAGCCGTCGACCAATCATG aTGAGTGTAGAAGGTGACGACAAGCGAACCCGCACTCGGTCCAAGGGAATCAGAG TTCCTATTGAGCTTGTTGGACAAGAGCTGAG CTGCCCCACCCCTGGATGCAATGGCTCCGGCCATATCAGTGGGAGATACTCACGACACAGAAG CATCCTGGGCTGCCCCATAGCGAGAAAGCGACGCCTCGAGGAAGCAGAGGccgagcaggagcaggagcaggagcaggaagcGGAGCGTCCCGCCTCCAAGAGGAAGTCCCACCCCCTGAAACTGGCCCTGGACGAGGGCTTCAGCGCCGAGAGCGACGCCAGCAGCGAGGCCGAGGGCGAGGGGGACAAGGACggggagaaaacagaggagggcaagaagggggaggagcaggaggaggaggaggaggaggaaaaggaggagagcgATGCGGGcgtagaggaggtggaggaggagatgacgGAGGACGTCACACAGGACGGACAGACAAACGGACCAGAGGAGGAGACGCAGCAGAAGGAGGAAG aggaaGAGTGTGTGATCATCGAGCCTGaacccagagcagcagcagcggcagcatcAGCGGCGGCGGCGTCGCCGGCCGAGGAGCGCGAGCCTCCCTCGCAGAGCGCCGAGGAGGTGGCCAACTCTCTCCTCCACCTGGGCAACATGACTCCAAGCGTGTCCGCTCAGCagcctgttgccatggagacggaggaggacgtCACCGCGGTGGACGCTCGGGGCGAGGGAGCGGACGAGGAGCATGGGGACCGCGTTGAcgagagggaaggagaagaggaggaggacgcgtCCGTCCtgcagagggaggtggaggaggaggaggagcagcgcaAGGACTCGAGCCACAGCGAAGGCGTCCAACGCCAACAGATCAAAggtgacgaggaggaggaggaggagcaggagcaggaggggaCGGTAGAGCCACCACAGCAGAGGCAGGACgctccagcagcagaagaagaagaggaagaagaggaggaggaggaggaggaggagaaggaggaagaggagcacagggACCATGTTCTGCCACTTTCTGATGTGCCAACTGCCATCCGCACCATCACCAGCACCGCAGCAGCTCAGGGAACTCACATCAAGACAGAAGACCACAGGGCCAGTCCTCCGGAGGACTACAACTCACACAGGGCCAGTCCCCTGGAGAACTATAACAGAGCCAGCCCCCTCCACAAATACGACTCTCACAAGCCGGGCTCGCTACACAACTACATGACCGGTCCCCCGCTCAGCTTCAGCTGCCACAGGGCCAGTCCGCTGGAGGACTACTTCCCCATCCCCAGAGGCGAGGGCTACAAAACGGGCCACAAGGCCTCGTCCTCGGCCTCGCCGGACGTCATCGAGGTGCGGTCGGACCGGTCGGAGGAGAAGGACTTCGAGGACGCGGACGGGGACGACGAGCGCGACGACGAGGACAGCCTGTCGCAGCGCTCCGCGGTGACGGACGAGTCGGAGATGTTCGACATGACCCGCGGGAACCTGGGCCTGCTGGAGCAGGCCATCGCCCTGAAGGCGGAGCAGGTGAAGCCGGCCGGGCCCAGGGAGCTGCTCCGCGCCCCGGACATCCACCACCAGCGCTACTTCACCATGGAGGACAGGCCCAAGCACCTGGACGTCATCCGCAAGAGCTACTTCAGCAAAG AGAGCTCTAGGCCCGAGAAGAGGGAAATCAAGTGTCCGACGCCGGGTTGTGATGGAACGGGTCACGTGACCGGTCTTTACCCCCACCACCGCAGCCTGTCAGGCTGTCCGCACAAGGACAGGATCCCCCCCGAGA TTCTGGCCATGCACGAGAACGTCCTGAAGTGTCCGACCCCCGGCTGCACCGGCCAGGGCCACGTCAACAGCAACCGCAACACGCACCGCAG TTTGTCTGGTTGCCCCATCGCTGCTGCAGAGAAACTGTCCAAGGGCCACGAGAAGCAGCCCCTCCCTCATCTCGGCGGCGAGCACCTCAAGGGAAGCCCCAACGACAGAGTGCTGAG GCCCATGTGCTTCGTGAAGCAGCTGGACGTGCCCCAGTACGGCAGCTACCGGCCCAACATGGGGCCGTCCACGCCTCGCGCCAACCTGGCCAAGGAGCTGGAGAAGTACTCCAAGGTGTCCTTCGATTATGCAAGCTTCGACGCCCAAGTGTTCGGGAAGCGCACGCTTGCTCCAAAGATGCCCACCAGCGAAACCTCACCCAAAGCCTTCAAAA CCAAGCCCTCGTTCCCCAAGTCGTCGTCGTCGCCGCCGCCCAGCCTCGGTCTCCACGGTTACGGGAAGAGCTCCTCCCTGGCCTACGATTACTCCCACGACGCCGAAGCTGCTCACATGGCCGCCACTGCCATCCTCAACCTGTCCACCCGCTGCTGGGAGAAGCCCGAGAACCTCAGCACCAAACCCCAGAACAAG GAGATGGACATAGAGGTGGACGAGAACGGCACCCTGGACCTGAGCATGAAGAAGCCCATTAAACGCGAGGGCAGTCTGTCCGGCACCAGCCCCGGGGTTCGGTCGCCCgacccgtcctcctcctcgtcctcgctgCACCACGGCGGCAGCGGGATGACGTCGCCCAACGTGCACAGCTACAAGCAGGAGGACTGGGAGGGGCCGCTGGACTACACCAAACCCAACCGccaaagagaggaggaaatggacGAG ATGGAGCACACGGGCCAGTCGTACGTCTCGTCCGACCCGGAGGACTGTGACATGATGCAGGACatgatggaggagaggaagtaCCCGGGAGAGGTCACCACCCCGAGCTTCAAGGTCAAGTTCCAGCCCAAGGACAGCAAGAAGGAGCTGCTCTC GTGTCCCACACCGGGCTGTGACGGCAGCGGCCACATCACAGGAAACTACGCGTCCCATCGCAG ATGCCCGACGCCCGGATGTGACGGCTCCGGTCACATCACAGGAAACTACGCGTCTCACAGAAG tctctCTGGGTGCCCGCGTGCCAAGAAAAGTGGAATTAAAACTCCTACCAAGGACAACCAGGAGGACTCCGAGCTTTTAAA gtGTCCGGTGCCGGGCTGCGACAGCCTGGGCCACATCAGCGGGAAGTACGCGACGCACCGCAGCGCCTACGGGTGTCCGCTGGCCGCCCGCAGGCAGAAGGAGGGGCTCCTGAACGGGACGCCCTTCAACTGGAAGGCCTTCAAGACAGAGGGGCCCACCTGCCCCACCCCGGGGTGCGACGGCTCCGGACACGCCAACGGAAGCTTCCTCACACACCGCAG CCTCTCAGGATGCCCCAGAGCCTTGTACGCCAAGAAGAAGGCCAAGTTCCCCACAGAAGATTACCTGAGCACCAAGTTCAGAGCCAGCGACg tTTTGGACAACGACGAGGACATCAAGCAGCTCAACAGAGAGATCAACGACCTCAACGAATCCAACAACGAGATGGAGGCCGACATGGTCAACCTGCAGACTCAG ATCTCGTCCATGGAGAAGAACCTGAAGACCATCGAGCACGAGAACAAGATGATCGAGGAGCAGAACGAGGCCCTGTTCATGGAGCTGTCGGGTCTGAGCCGCGCCCTGATCCGCAGCCTGGCCAACATCCGCCTGCCGCACATG CAGGAGCCGATCACCGAGCAGAACTTCGACAGCTACGTGAGCACCTTGACCGACATGTACACCAACAAGGACTGTTTCCAGAGCCCCGAGAACAAGGCCCTGCTGGAGAGCATCAACAAAGCCGTGAAGGGCATCAAAGTCTGA
- the myt1b gene encoding myelin transcription factor 1 isoform X3, translating into MVMSRPIPRLHSYGSTAAAWDQAMKDGGFSEKENEFRGELVNQRWTRGERTSNRCQASQRLQSRRPIMMSVEGDDKRTRTRSKGIRVPIELVGQELSCPTPGCNGSGHISGRYSRHRSILGCPIARKRRLEEAEAEQEQEQEQEAERPASKRKSHPLKLALDEGFSAESDASSEAEGEGDKDGEKTEEGKKGEEQEEEEEEEKEESDAGVEEVEEEMTEDVTQDGQTNGPEEETQQKEEEEECVIIEPEPRAAAAAASAAAASPAEEREPPSQSAEEVANSLLHLGNMTPSVSAQQPVAMETEEDVTAVDARGEGADEEHGDRVDEREGEEEEDASVLQREVEEEEEQRKDSSHSEGVQRQQIKGDEEEEEEQEQEGTVEPPQQRQDAPAAEEEEEEEEEEEEEEKEEEEHRDHVLPLSDVPTAIRTITSTAAAQGTHIKTEDHRASPPEDYNSHRASPLENYNRASPLHKYDSHKPGSLHNYMTGPPLSFSCHRASPLEDYFPIPRGEGYKTGHKASSSASPDVIEVRSDRSEEKDFEDADGDDERDDEDSLSQRSAVTDESEMFDMTRGNLGLLEQAIALKAEQVKPAGPRELLRAPDIHHQRYFTMEDRPKHLDVIRKSYFSKESSRPEKREIKCPTPGCDGTGHVTGLYPHHRSLSGCPHKDRIPPEILAMHENVLKCPTPGCTGQGHVNSNRNTHRSLSGCPIAAAEKLSKGHEKQPLPHLGGEHLKGSPNDRVLRPMCFVKQLDVPQYGSYRPNMGPSTPRANLAKELEKYSKVSFDYASFDAQVFGKRTLAPKMPTSETSPKAFKTKPSFPKSSSSPPPSLGLHGYGKSSSLAYDYSHDAEAAHMAATAILNLSTRCWEKPENLSTKPQNKEMDIEVDENGTLDLSMKKPIKREGSLSGTSPGVRSPDPSSSSSSLHHGGSGMTSPNVHSYKQEDWEGPLDYTKPNRQREEEMDEMEHTGQSYVSSDPEDCDMMQDMMEERKYPGEVTTPSFKVKFQPKDSKKELLSCPTPGCDGSGHITGNYASHRSLSGCPLADKSLRSLMAAHTPELKCPTPGCDGSGHITGNYASHRSLSGCPRAKKSGIKTPTKDNQEDSELLKCPVPGCDSLGHISGKYATHRSAYGCPLAARRQKEGLLNGTPFNWKAFKTEGPTCPTPGCDGSGHANGSFLTHRSLSGCPRALYAKKKAKFPTEDYLSTKFRASDVLDNDEDIKQLNREINDLNESNNEMEADMVNLQTQISSMEKNLKTIEHENKMIEEQNEALFMELSGLSRALIRSLANIRLPHMQEPITEQNFDSYVSTLTDMYTNKDCFQSPENKALLESINKAVKGIKV; encoded by the exons AAAATGAGTTCCGGGGCGAGCTGGTGAACCAGCGGTGGACACGAGGCGAGAGGACCAGCAACCGCTGTCAGGCCTCCCAGAGACTGCAGAGCCGTCGACCAATCATG aTGAGTGTAGAAGGTGACGACAAGCGAACCCGCACTCGGTCCAAGGGAATCAGAG TTCCTATTGAGCTTGTTGGACAAGAGCTGAG CTGCCCCACCCCTGGATGCAATGGCTCCGGCCATATCAGTGGGAGATACTCACGACACAGAAG CATCCTGGGCTGCCCCATAGCGAGAAAGCGACGCCTCGAGGAAGCAGAGGccgagcaggagcaggagcaggagcaggaagcGGAGCGTCCCGCCTCCAAGAGGAAGTCCCACCCCCTGAAACTGGCCCTGGACGAGGGCTTCAGCGCCGAGAGCGACGCCAGCAGCGAGGCCGAGGGCGAGGGGGACAAGGACggggagaaaacagaggagggcaagaagggggaggagcaggaggaggaggaggaggaggaaaaggaggagagcgATGCGGGcgtagaggaggtggaggaggagatgacgGAGGACGTCACACAGGACGGACAGACAAACGGACCAGAGGAGGAGACGCAGCAGAAGGAGGAAG aggaaGAGTGTGTGATCATCGAGCCTGaacccagagcagcagcagcggcagcatcAGCGGCGGCGGCGTCGCCGGCCGAGGAGCGCGAGCCTCCCTCGCAGAGCGCCGAGGAGGTGGCCAACTCTCTCCTCCACCTGGGCAACATGACTCCAAGCGTGTCCGCTCAGCagcctgttgccatggagacggaggaggacgtCACCGCGGTGGACGCTCGGGGCGAGGGAGCGGACGAGGAGCATGGGGACCGCGTTGAcgagagggaaggagaagaggaggaggacgcgtCCGTCCtgcagagggaggtggaggaggaggaggagcagcgcaAGGACTCGAGCCACAGCGAAGGCGTCCAACGCCAACAGATCAAAggtgacgaggaggaggaggaggagcaggagcaggaggggaCGGTAGAGCCACCACAGCAGAGGCAGGACgctccagcagcagaagaagaagaggaagaagaggaggaggaggaggaggaggagaaggaggaagaggagcacagggACCATGTTCTGCCACTTTCTGATGTGCCAACTGCCATCCGCACCATCACCAGCACCGCAGCAGCTCAGGGAACTCACATCAAGACAGAAGACCACAGGGCCAGTCCTCCGGAGGACTACAACTCACACAGGGCCAGTCCCCTGGAGAACTATAACAGAGCCAGCCCCCTCCACAAATACGACTCTCACAAGCCGGGCTCGCTACACAACTACATGACCGGTCCCCCGCTCAGCTTCAGCTGCCACAGGGCCAGTCCGCTGGAGGACTACTTCCCCATCCCCAGAGGCGAGGGCTACAAAACGGGCCACAAGGCCTCGTCCTCGGCCTCGCCGGACGTCATCGAGGTGCGGTCGGACCGGTCGGAGGAGAAGGACTTCGAGGACGCGGACGGGGACGACGAGCGCGACGACGAGGACAGCCTGTCGCAGCGCTCCGCGGTGACGGACGAGTCGGAGATGTTCGACATGACCCGCGGGAACCTGGGCCTGCTGGAGCAGGCCATCGCCCTGAAGGCGGAGCAGGTGAAGCCGGCCGGGCCCAGGGAGCTGCTCCGCGCCCCGGACATCCACCACCAGCGCTACTTCACCATGGAGGACAGGCCCAAGCACCTGGACGTCATCCGCAAGAGCTACTTCAGCAAAG AGAGCTCTAGGCCCGAGAAGAGGGAAATCAAGTGTCCGACGCCGGGTTGTGATGGAACGGGTCACGTGACCGGTCTTTACCCCCACCACCGCAGCCTGTCAGGCTGTCCGCACAAGGACAGGATCCCCCCCGAGA TTCTGGCCATGCACGAGAACGTCCTGAAGTGTCCGACCCCCGGCTGCACCGGCCAGGGCCACGTCAACAGCAACCGCAACACGCACCGCAG TTTGTCTGGTTGCCCCATCGCTGCTGCAGAGAAACTGTCCAAGGGCCACGAGAAGCAGCCCCTCCCTCATCTCGGCGGCGAGCACCTCAAGGGAAGCCCCAACGACAGAGTGCTGAG GCCCATGTGCTTCGTGAAGCAGCTGGACGTGCCCCAGTACGGCAGCTACCGGCCCAACATGGGGCCGTCCACGCCTCGCGCCAACCTGGCCAAGGAGCTGGAGAAGTACTCCAAGGTGTCCTTCGATTATGCAAGCTTCGACGCCCAAGTGTTCGGGAAGCGCACGCTTGCTCCAAAGATGCCCACCAGCGAAACCTCACCCAAAGCCTTCAAAA CCAAGCCCTCGTTCCCCAAGTCGTCGTCGTCGCCGCCGCCCAGCCTCGGTCTCCACGGTTACGGGAAGAGCTCCTCCCTGGCCTACGATTACTCCCACGACGCCGAAGCTGCTCACATGGCCGCCACTGCCATCCTCAACCTGTCCACCCGCTGCTGGGAGAAGCCCGAGAACCTCAGCACCAAACCCCAGAACAAG GAGATGGACATAGAGGTGGACGAGAACGGCACCCTGGACCTGAGCATGAAGAAGCCCATTAAACGCGAGGGCAGTCTGTCCGGCACCAGCCCCGGGGTTCGGTCGCCCgacccgtcctcctcctcgtcctcgctgCACCACGGCGGCAGCGGGATGACGTCGCCCAACGTGCACAGCTACAAGCAGGAGGACTGGGAGGGGCCGCTGGACTACACCAAACCCAACCGccaaagagaggaggaaatggacGAG ATGGAGCACACGGGCCAGTCGTACGTCTCGTCCGACCCGGAGGACTGTGACATGATGCAGGACatgatggaggagaggaagtaCCCGGGAGAGGTCACCACCCCGAGCTTCAAGGTCAAGTTCCAGCCCAAGGACAGCAAGAAGGAGCTGCTCTC GTGTCCCACACCGGGCTGTGACGGCAGCGGCCACATCACAGGAAACTACGCGTCCCATCGCAG tctgtctgggTGTCCTCTCGCTGATAAGAGCCTTCGGTCCCTCATGGCGGCCCACACCCCTGAACTCAA ATGCCCGACGCCCGGATGTGACGGCTCCGGTCACATCACAGGAAACTACGCGTCTCACAGAAG tctctCTGGGTGCCCGCGTGCCAAGAAAAGTGGAATTAAAACTCCTACCAAGGACAACCAGGAGGACTCCGAGCTTTTAAA gtGTCCGGTGCCGGGCTGCGACAGCCTGGGCCACATCAGCGGGAAGTACGCGACGCACCGCAGCGCCTACGGGTGTCCGCTGGCCGCCCGCAGGCAGAAGGAGGGGCTCCTGAACGGGACGCCCTTCAACTGGAAGGCCTTCAAGACAGAGGGGCCCACCTGCCCCACCCCGGGGTGCGACGGCTCCGGACACGCCAACGGAAGCTTCCTCACACACCGCAG CCTCTCAGGATGCCCCAGAGCCTTGTACGCCAAGAAGAAGGCCAAGTTCCCCACAGAAGATTACCTGAGCACCAAGTTCAGAGCCAGCGACg tTTTGGACAACGACGAGGACATCAAGCAGCTCAACAGAGAGATCAACGACCTCAACGAATCCAACAACGAGATGGAGGCCGACATGGTCAACCTGCAGACTCAG ATCTCGTCCATGGAGAAGAACCTGAAGACCATCGAGCACGAGAACAAGATGATCGAGGAGCAGAACGAGGCCCTGTTCATGGAGCTGTCGGGTCTGAGCCGCGCCCTGATCCGCAGCCTGGCCAACATCCGCCTGCCGCACATG CAGGAGCCGATCACCGAGCAGAACTTCGACAGCTACGTGAGCACCTTGACCGACATGTACACCAACAAGGACTGTTTCCAGAGCCCCGAGAACAAGGCCCTGCTGGAGAGCATCAACAAAGCCGTGAAGGGCATCAAAGTCTGA